ATATACACCGGGAAAAGTGCAGTCTCAATAAatttcatgatgatgatgatgatgatgatgatgatgatgatgatgacacctTTTGATCTTTTCTTTTGAACTCCCATACATGAAGTCATTTTCACTGTCAGTTGTTTGCTAAAAGACCAAAATTGTGAACCAGAGATAAAGgttattgattttaaacatttcagtggGAGTCCTAAAATTGTACACACGATTGCAACAAACAATTGAGTTGTGTCACTTAATAAGTGATAAGTAGATTCTTCAGTTTAATTCAAACTTTTTGTTGGGTTTacaaggtaaaacaaaacaaaacacacaatcagtcGTACTCATTGAAATTTGGTGCATATGTAGAATCCCTCACCAATGTTTTCTAAGTCTGGATGAGTACTGACAGCAACTCTTCCTAAGTCTCTATGCTGCTGTTCTTCTCCCACTGCTTCTTATCCAAACTACAAATAAAAGTATGCATAAGATGTCCTAGAAGTGCCTCGTATGTAGTAACACCAGGGACCCAAGCAGTAGACTGGCACTATGCCATCTGGGAACCTGTGGCCACACCCTCTTTACATCATTATAAGCCGCTATGATCCTGCTCATGCTAATTTTTCCATAGCTTAACCACAGGTGAGCTGTATAGATTTGGTTAATAGAGAGTTTGAaataatgaacattttacagtgaTAGAACACATTACTTAAAGTATATATGCAGAAATAATTACTGAattattgaaaatgtcaaacatttgcttgttcTAGCTACTTcaatgtaaggatttgctgtaACCTGACATATAAGCCAGAACAAGAAAGATGATTTATAGCTACCGTActaaaatgtatgattatcaaaatacatttgacaacattgaaatacattttagatCATATTGCCAGGCCCTGTTTGACACTTTTGAATATATAATCTGTGTTGCAGGAGAGGGAGACACACCAACCGCCAACATGTCAAGCAAAAGGGCCAAGGGAAAGAACACCAAGAAGCGTCCTCAGCGTGCCACCTCCAATGTATTTGCTATGTTTGACCAGTCTCAGATTCAAGAGTTTAAGGAGGCCTTCAACATGATCGACCAAAACAGAGATGGTTTTATTGACAAAGAAGACCTTCACGACATGCTGGCCTCATTAGGTAAACCTGACAGTTTATTTTCCCACATTCAGGCTTCTTATATGTCTTGTTTTCAAGACTGTTCCTTTGGTTTGTAATTTAACagagtattgattttttttttaaaatgaaggttAGGTGGAGGAAAACGTAGCATCTGTTTGTGCAAAGCCAAAATGCTCCCAATATGTGTAGATGACGTTAGAGTGATGGTGTCAGTCATAAATCCTTATTACTCTGACTGTTTCATAGGTAAGAACCCCACAGAGGATTACCTGGAGGCGATGATGAATGAAGCGCCAGGACCAATCAACTTCACCATGTTTCTGACCATGTTTGGAGAGAAGCTGAACGGCACTGATCCCGAGGATGTGATCCGTAATGCTTTTGCCTGCTTTGACGAGGAGGGAACTGGTGAgttggaagttttttttgttttttcatttcgACTGTGCACTGTACCACCTGATGCTTTTCCTCGGTGTCTCCAGACCCAATTCTATCAGGACATGTTTTTGACTCATTAAGAGTGATCATGATCAAAACGGTTATATCCTCACCGAATGACATAATTTCCCTTGTCCTGAACTGacaaatagaaatagaaaagaaTGTATTTCAGTTGCTTGCACATATATGGGTGAGGTTGGAGTTATAATTGGTGTTCAGAAATAGAAGTTTAAAGGAATATGTGTATTGATGTTGCATTTTAACAATTGATAGCAATTTTctataaaaagagaaaatggttaGAAAATTCTAGTGACAATTTGATatcaaagaaagaaattaaagctAGAGGCAATGTTGTATAACAGAGAAGGTCATCTTATTGTGATATGAGAAGATCTCAACTCAAATGTGTAACTCAACTAATTAAGTTTAATTTGCTGCGCTTGCTTCACTGTTACTAGCAGCAACCAGCTatgcatatttttatttttcccccttATATTGCAATAAAAATTTCGTCTCTCACAGGTATGATCCAGGAGGAGTACCTGCGGGAGCTGCTCACTACGATGGGAGACAGGTTTACAGACGAAGACGTGGACGAACTCTTCCGAGAGGCGCCCATCGACAAGAAGGGCAACTTCAACTATGTAGCATTCACGCGTATACTAAAGCACGGTGCAAAGGACAAAGATGATTAGTGGCAGAAGTAGCTCTGGACAAAGTTTATTCTGTATATCTTGTGTATCTTTGAGTCTCCACTTAGAGCAGCTATATCATGTTAATTGGTTCATGACAGGCTTCACCATGGTATAGCTCACcgaaggtcttttttttttttttttttcaagctgcTTGTTGGACCCTCCCTCCAACTCCTCAACCCTACTCTCAAAGCTCATTTGCACATCTGTGAAAACACCACTGTAGGGTCTGTATAAGCTAGTAAAGACCTTCATGGATTTAACTggaaataaactgaaatgagGAGTCTGTTATCGTGACTGGCTTGGTTTTACTGatcatttgtattttgtagGAATCAAGAAGTTTggagattaaaatgtgttgtgagACGAACCACCAACGCgcttcatttttcaaaaatggttttattttaaaacaaggtAAAATTGATAAGATGCGTCAGTCTTAATGATGGTTTAAAGTAGGGCTGCAACCAGCTATTATCTTCATTGTCAATTAATATGCAGATGATTTTAACAAAggtaaaaaacagaaatactagACCAAAATTCCAAAAGTGCTgttttcaaattgcttcttttataCAACCAAAGGtccagcaaatatttgacattcttggcttgaaaaatgacttaaatgattatttttgctattcattttctttgaccGATGAGTCGACTAATGGTTGCAGCACTAATTTAAAGCAATAGCAATTCCAAAGATGCCTCATTAAATGGGATCAGTCACTGAATTTAAAGACAGGTGCTGGCTTTGACTCTTGATACAGATTAAGAAATATACACAATGACCAAAAGTATATGGACAGCATTGGACTTCCTCCAGCCCGAGCAAGACTCGACAGCAGACTTATGCACGTTAATGtttgtccacatacttttggttATGTATTTTTTCTCGTTGTGATGTACCAACATGTTAGTTTTGTACAGAACTGTTCTTTGACATCATTATTAATAATCTGATAGACATTCAGCACTACCTTTTGACGGTCTAAGGGGGGATCTACACAATTTGCAATGATTCAAAGCACCTCTGATCCTTTCACAATGTCACTGTGGGTTACATTATCTCGAGGGAGCACTTCATATCTGTCTTTAACCCGGGTAAATGTATCCCAGCTGCACCCAGGATCAGCGCAGATATCCACTTTCCTTCCGTTCGCAGGGTTCTTGCACATATCACGTTAACAATAAATAGACAAGGAGCTGCTCCACACTTCAAGTTTTCTGTACACTTTGCAGTTGCTCACAGAGCAATGTATAGCACATGATATGGGAGACTGTCTCGCTCTACTCCGCCAGGGCGAGATTTTTCGACTGGATCTTCGATAGATGATCCGATATACAAGCCTCGATCTTGTCACACTGGGCCAAGAAATCCtattgacagaaaataaaaacacctgatCATATCCGTCAGTATTATCAGCGGTTTCCAGTCATTTTAGTGACACTGAAAAAGGGCTTACCTGCACTGTCTTCACAAGCCCCTTTTTCTTCATTCTGCAGTCACTGAAATTATCTGGGAGACTCTGTTGAAACAAGAGGTTTATTATATgagacgtaaaaaaaaaatgcatacaaaaataaacacctgAAAGAAACTGGGTTACCAGAGCATCAATCTGCTCCAGGATCTTCATGAACTGTTCCGCTGCTATTTTTACTCTGTGGTCTAGTTTACCCAAGGCCTCCGCCTGGAGGTCTTTGGCCAGGAAGCCCTGTGGAAGACATGATCTAAGATGTTCACAGAAACCAGTGTGGGAACGTTTTGCATCATTAAATCTGTATTTGATTGCTTACATTCTTGAGCCCAGTCAACTCCCCGTCTACTTTCTCCAGCTTTTTTGCCGTCTGTTCCACAGATTTCTCAATGtctttcagcttcttcagctccGCTTCTTCCTCTGGACTGTTCTGTTTGCAGATAATTGTCAGGATTCGATCACATATAACGGTCACACGCCGGAGACATCACACATGTAATGGTCTTACCCGCTTTCCGATCATCATGAGTTTGCAGCCTTCTTTTAATCCATAGCTGGACAGACTCTCCTCCATGTCCTTCAGTGATTTTCCTGGATTTCCAAAATAGACAGGGCAAGGTTTGAGCTGGACATGTCATATGATATTCAAGATCACATAGCTGGGAGACGGAG
Above is a window of Acanthopagrus latus isolate v.2019 chromosome 21, fAcaLat1.1, whole genome shotgun sequence DNA encoding:
- the bag1 gene encoding BAG family molecular chaperone regulator 1 translates to MSEQTITVTVAYGSTKHSITVTGQDDGKGPTVKDLSDALTQATGVPQTSQKIIFKGKSLKDMEESLSSYGLKEGCKLMMIGKRNSPEEEAELKKLKDIEKSVEQTAKKLEKVDGELTGLKNGFLAKDLQAEALGKLDHRVKIAAEQFMKILEQIDALSLPDNFSDCRMKKKGLVKTVQDFLAQCDKIEACISDHLSKIQSKNLALAE
- the myl12.2 gene encoding myosin, light chain 12, genome duplicate 2, with the protein product MSSKRAKGKNTKKRPQRATSNVFAMFDQSQIQEFKEAFNMIDQNRDGFIDKEDLHDMLASLGKNPTEDYLEAMMNEAPGPINFTMFLTMFGEKLNGTDPEDVIRNAFACFDEEGTGMIQEEYLRELLTTMGDRFTDEDVDELFREAPIDKKGNFNYVAFTRILKHGAKDKDD